The Cellulosimicrobium cellulans genome contains the following window.
CAGGCGCAGTTCGAGCCGCGCTACGCCGCGATGCGCGACCAGGCGCTGCGCGTGACGAACCCGCCCTACGACGCGACGTTCGACATGATCCTGTCCGACCTGTGGGGCTCGGACGGCTCGGGGACGCGGCCGAACCCCATCCCCGAGCCGTGCGACGACGGCCCGACGTGCGCGGAGTGGGTCGCGTTCCTCACCGAGCTCGTCGACCGGCTCGACCAGGACGGGCTGCTCAAGGACTCGGTGCGGTTCGACATCTGGAACGAGCCGGCGGAGAACTCGTACTTCTGGCCGCGCAGCCAGGCGCAGTACCACCAGATGTGGAACGCGGCGGTGCGGACCCTGCGAGACCTCTACCCCGACGCCGTGATCGTCGGGCCGTCGATCCCCAACTACCACTGGCCGACGCTCCAGAGCTACCTCGACCAGGCGAAGGCCGCGGGGACCATGCCGGACATCTGGAACTGGCACTTCAGCGGTGAACCGCTCGCCGACGCCGCGGAGGCGCGCGCGCGGCTCGCGGACGCCGGGTTCGCGGGCATGCCGATCGCGATGAACGAGTACCTCTACTCCGACCAGCAGTTCCCGGGCTTCTCCGCCTGGTATCTCGCGCAGCTCCAGCGCGCCGGGTACGAGTCGGCGTCGCACGCCATCTGGTCGGACTGCTGCGACCAGGGCCTGCTCGACGGCCTGCTCGTGCGCTCGGGCGGCGACCTGCTCACGACGGGCCGCTACTGGGTCTACAAGGCGTCCGCCGACGCGACGGGCGAGGTCGTGCGCAGCGTGCCGGCCGGTGGCGTCGAGGTCCTCGCGACCCGCGACCAGGGCGCGGCGCGGGCGTCCGTCCTCCTCGGCTCCCGCGGCACGTTCACCGGGACCCTCACGCTGCGTGTCGAGAACGTCCCCGCGTGGCTGCGCGGCGGCGGCGAGGTGCACGCCGTGGTCGAACGCCTGGCCGACGGCGTGCAGGCCGCACCTGCGGTGGTGAGCTCCGCGCCCGTGACGTTGTCCGGCAGCACGGCGACGATCGCGATCCCGTGGGCCGCGGCGAAGGACGCCTACTCGGTGCGCCTCTCGCCCCAGCCGGGAGGTCCTGTGACACCTCCCGGAGACGTGACGGTCGACGCGAACGCCACCGGCCCGGGCGCGTTCACCTACTCCGCGGGGTGGGGGTCGACGACGGGGATCGCCGACATGTACGCCGGGACCGCCCGCTGGTCACCCACGGCGGGCAGCACGGCGTCGTTCACCTTCACCGGGACGTCCGTCGACCTCTACACGGTCCGCGACACCGACCAGGGACGGATGAACGTCACCGTCGACGGCGGGCCGCCGGTGCTCGTCGACAACTATGCCGCGAGCAGGACGGGCTCGGCGCTGCGGTGGAGCAGCGGCACGCTCCCCGCGGGGACCCACACCGTGACAGTGACCGTCACGGGCACGAAGAGCGCGGAGAGCTTGCACACGACCGTCGCGCTCGACAAGGTCGTCCACCGGTCCGCGGCTCCGACGGTGACGACCGTGGACTCGTCCACCACGACCGGGACCCACCGGTTCGCCTACGGGGCCGGGTGGGGGACCACGACGGGAGTCCCGGACCTGTACGCCGGCACCGCGAGCTGGTCCTCGGGTGCGGACCGGACGGCGACCTTCACCTTCACCGGGGCCCGGGTCGACCTGTACACGGTCCGGGACACGGACCAGGGGATCGCCGAGATCCGGCTCGACGGCGGCCCGCCCGTGCTCGTCGACGGCTGGCGTGCGTCACGCCAGGCCGGTGCGGTCACGTGGACGAGCGGGCCGCTCGCGCCGGGCGCCCACACCGTGACCGTCCGCTCGACCGGGACGCGCGACCCGGCGAGCACCGGGTTCACCGTCGCGCTCGACCGCGCCGACGTGACGGCGTGACGGCGTGACGGCGTGACCCCGTCGGGGCGGGGCGGCTCTGGTGCGGCCCCGCCCCGATCGTCGCGTGCTCGGCGACGGGGTCGCGCTGCGGTCCCGTCGCCCGACGACGAGGAGGACGCGTCCGTCAGCGCGCCGGCTCGACCTCGCGCACGTCGTCCGCGACCTCGCTCAGCACGGCCGGGAGGTCGGCCACGCTGTCGACGACGTGGGTGTGCGGCGCCGCCTCGAGGACCGCGCGCGGGACCCCGCCGCTGAGCACGCCGACGACGACGCGTGCCCCCGCCTGGGTCCCGGCGCGCAGGTCGAGCACGGTGTCGCCCACGGTGAGGACCTGCGCGACGTCGGTGACGCCCGTGCGCTCCATGGCCCGGTGGACCATGTACGGCGCGGGGCGGCCGGCGGGGACGTCGTCGGTCGTGACGACGGCGTCGACGACGCCCGTGCGCCACCCGAGCCGGTCGAGCAGGAGCCCGGTGACGTCGGCGGAGAAGCCGGTGGTGAGGGCGAGGCGCGCGCCACGGTCGCGCAGCGCCGCGAACGTCTCGAGCACGCCGGGCATCGCGACGGGCGGGGTCGCGTCGTACGCCTCGCGCAGGATCCGCTCGAAGTCGGCGAAGGTCTCCTCCACGGCGGCCGGGTCGCCGCCGAGCGCGAGCAGCGCGCGGATGGCGGTGCGCTTGTCGGCGCCCATCCAGCGCGCGACGTCGTCGACGTCGGCGGTGCTGCCGTGCCGGCGCACCGCGTCGTGCAGCGCGCGGTAGACGGCTCCTCCCTCCTCCACGGTCGTGCCGGCGATGTCGAAGGCTGCGAGAGCGATCACGGGGTGTGTCCTTCCGGTGGGGTGGTGCGGTTCAAGGGGCGGCGGAGGGCGCGCGCCGTCAGGAGAGGTCGGGGAGCCCCGCGCGGTCCAGCGCGTCGGCGGCGAGCCCCAGGCCCGTCGTCATGCCGATGCCGGTCGTCACCGTCGCGACGTGGACGCCGGGCTCGGGCTCGGCCAGGAGGAGCTCGCGGTCGGGCGCCGAGGCGTACGTGCCCTGCCAGCGCTCGACGACGGCGAGGTCGTCGCGGCCGAACAGGTCGCGGGCGAGGCGCAGCAGCACCTCGAAGCCGGTCTCGTCCTGGAAGACGGGCGCGTCGTCGCCGCGCGCGTGCGTGTCCCCGAGGAGGAGCGTCCCGTCGGCCTGTGGCGTCGCCATGAGGTTGACGTCCCACCGGGCCGCCTCCGGGTCGGCCGCCGCGAGCTCCGCGGCGACGTCCGGCGCGGAGGGGCACGCGGCGAGCGCCGCGTAGCGCACGGTCGACCAGCCGGTGAGCAGCGGGGTGCGGAGCCCGAGCGGCGACCCGGGCCGGACCCGGAGCATGTGGAGCCGGCAGCGACGCAGCCCCACGGACGCGGCGACGTCGGGCAGGAGGCGGTCGAGGTCGTGGTGCGCGGCCACGACGACCACGTCCGCGTCGAGCGGCCCGCGCGTCGTCTCGACCCGCCCGGTCCGCACGGCGCGGGCGGCCGTGCGCCACCGGAACGTCACGCCCTGCGACGCCAGCCAGGCCGCGAGCGCCGGCGCGGCCGCGCGCGGGTCCACCTGGAGGTCGAGCGGCAGGTGCGCCGCGCCGACGACGTCCGCCGTCC
Protein-coding sequences here:
- a CDS encoding phosphonatase-like hydrolase; translation: MIALAAFDIAGTTVEEGGAVYRALHDAVRRHGSTADVDDVARWMGADKRTAIRALLALGGDPAAVEETFADFERILREAYDATPPVAMPGVLETFAALRDRGARLALTTGFSADVTGLLLDRLGWRTGVVDAVVTTDDVPAGRPAPYMVHRAMERTGVTDVAQVLTVGDTVLDLRAGTQAGARVVVGVLSGGVPRAVLEAAPHTHVVDSVADLPAVLSEVADDVREVEPAR
- a CDS encoding TIGR03364 family FAD-dependent oxidoreductase; translation: MPRSTPAHVVVVGAGVVGLGAAAEAHRRGHRVTVVEQASAVVGSSVQNFGHVCTTAQAGRARAYALAARERWLALGAAAGFAVAPTGTHVVARTAGELRLLAELADERGADEVRLLGADEARAALPVRTADVVGAAHLPLDLQVDPRAAAPALAAWLASQGVTFRWRTAARAVRTGRVETTRGPLDADVVVVAAHHDLDRLLPDVAASVGLRRCRLHMLRVRPGSPLGLRTPLLTGWSTVRYAALAACPSAPDVAAELAAADPEAARWDVNLMATPQADGTLLLGDTHARGDDAPVFQDETGFEVLLRLARDLFGRDDLAVVERWQGTYASAPDRELLLAEPEPGVHVATVTTGIGMTTGLGLAADALDRAGLPDLS